The segment AATATTGTGTCTGAATATAAGATTTGAGATGAAGGTCTCGATTTGTCAGTAGACAACGACCaagacagggctgtgaaatgaaaactgtgaaatccgaGAAAAAtccgcagggggtctgggggtgcgcaGCctcccaggagccggggtctagggccttgtggggccccacaaaccaaataaaattttcatctactgatacattttcaacatctccaggaagaacaaatctcaaaattagtgtatatttaaatgatcctagattcaacctttcatttgaaccgtcaatgatcatgttgaaataacagaatatgatgtgaaagtaggacctggtatgattttccttttaattgtaaaccaaattatgcattaactaagaacaattaaactacatgaaattcatgatgactcaaaagactgttaaaccacgTCAAAagccacagctaaagattgtagaatattttaaaaatcattgtaaaatatgaataacataccttatagtaaaaaagccacacattcctgtgtaaattcctgtaaatccagtgtctttttcccatgaaaaaagtctacattattaaaaactaatttacattgttgtgtaaattcatgtagcctaaattcattcaaagccacgtcttctttttttttcaatgaaagaaagtctagattaatgaaagaaaaaaaggtaCATAATCTTTTccgaaatcctgtttgaacagcacaatgtttattttccagagagagaaaaaaaaattaccagttcgcttttcccgtttatcttacaggtgtgttcatgaagccagcaacaattccacggattcttgtccttatcacactttttcaaaccgtctttttctcgccatcttcactctgtctgatgtcgctccgtgacacagacatgctgcaaaattcttcttttaaaaactttaaagtTATAAAAGTGTGCGTTGTCCACATGCAACGTTTaactaagcttcgcacaggagaaacagtgtcgccgcagcaaccaaccagtcctgctttacaacatttatgacaactgtcgtaacggttacgctttgagtggcatttattctcctcgaaactccgcggatccgaggaaactgatttgtatctgtaacacacagatcagtgtttgCGGACTCATAAAACTTCCATGATGttgtaaaaaaagaacgctttgtgataagcattttaaaaactcagtaatgatCACTATTAAAGAGTGCAACacgcccctccccatgatgaaatccgcggaatcccgtgGAGTTTTCACAGTCCTGCCAAGAGCACATCCAAAAGCACCAAAGAATGGCTGAAAAGGGTGTAAcgatgtttagcactgttgcatcatagCGAGGTTACGGGATCACGTCTCAGCTGGGCCTTTcggtgtggattttgcatgttctctcggAGTTAACCCAGGTTCTccggcttccaaagacatgcgcaTGTTACGTGACTTTAACTTGACCGTAAGTGTGCACGTGTTTATCTGTGGCCagactcggactgataatctgtgattttgggccgctgcacgtttagacgtgcgtgggccggccctcccatatttatagagattatggaaatatacagtgttctcaaaccgcgcgctgctgtcaacacgaggaaaggccgtgatcggtgaagctacagcatttaatcggcgcagctgcagttccacttcctgaatttgtcaaaataaaagttctgtagtgtttcatacacggcgcaatcttattctaggtttcagttttgtttccgtttgatcacacaacggagacttacatcgagcacaatgattgacatgaccaacagccaatgacaactggagaagcatacagggtggtcaatcagattgcaagaagagcaggcggccgctcccgcccctgtgaatggactgactcctcggcgcctggacttctcgccgctctcctactgattacaaggttggaatcgtttcttttatccacattaactgtgctttacttttgttaatctttaaatgcaacagctacggacttcagctccttaatttcctgctgtgtgaatcctagcagtggtctCTCTCTCTAaactttttttccgcttgtgtgctgcttttgcttccgttttgtcagacccagcccgagaaaaaaaaaattaagggggcgatgagtttatcatcgccccccccccccccccccccccaaaaaaaagtgcagaggagacgtgcgctcctggaaagctcgtgtatttacgctgcactgttgtaagagactgactaggagtgaagagtgatgacagtattttttttttaattattatttgaacgtatagacgctcggtcaagtgatctcctgcataccacagagccggtgttctgtcgagatgaggtgcgccaactttcgacactctgagctgtgacgtaccttcgcattctccaataggaacaacgcgtcgggccaaaacacggaacactcgtggcagaaaccactgatctctacaaaatggattggaccaatccgattggtgcagagagcactgatctgtacaaaacattaacttgTGACAGgacgctcatttatagagcagttttatgaagaaaaatcattggaaatgtttttttgttgttgttacctcaaaatttctgattactgttaaaaaaaagtgtagaacacttgtaattaaaataggtaaataaatcaataagtggttctttagaaacctttcatctattaaaaccacctgttccttcagattaatttcttgtttaacataaggaacctcagacatttatttttagacaaataaaataacatggaaacgtatattttttgaagtctggtagattatttatatcttatttcaaccagaaaaacaaacaataataaatacaaatgtttattataaatgcaaaaggaaataatttaacaatgactgcagtgtgattgtaaagtaggatttctgtgacataaacctcatgtttatatatatatatatatatatatatatatatataaataaaaggaatatccgagtggacactattcaagaaattaagatggttttcggtgaaaagtttaatggctgatgagagattatggggtgtttctgtcggtgtaaggacttcccacagagcgggacgtcctgcagcgtttccaggcgccgtcatcggcctgtttcgatctgaaaacatcctaatttaaggcttaattcacccaggacgtcgtgagagaacagagaagattcagaagaggccggcatgaggactttatgcggacattccactgtttaaggacattttttaatgaaagacgtgcgcgcaaattcgccgaatcgtctgtgtgcgccgcgacaggaaaaacgcctccgtgttgaaaaccatttgtaaaatacaggcggcttttgatggctttcaacaagtgagtaactgagaaattgtttaacagcttgggcatgttccaacttgcccattaaggtttccaacggaggtgtttttcctgtcgcgaccccccgcagtcgggtccggcccgacatgcgactctgcccgcacgttctttcattacaaaatgtctgttaacaatggaatgtccgaataaactcctcatgccgacttcttctgaaagttctctgttctctgacgacttcctgggtcaacagagcctgaaatgtggaagttttcaacttgaaacggcgagacgctgctgcctcgaagcgcagatcgccgtcaggcgccgtgggccgtccttacgccgacactaccagaccaaaatctctcatcagccgttaaaattttttaccgaaaaccagctgaatttatcaaatggtgtccactcagttgtgccttacagctttgaaaaaaattttatccaacaaagcagcagtctctgagccattcctaaacaatgaaaaaaaaaatcgacgagagggtgggcgactcctcactcaaagactgcccacaggcgaatgacgtaaccgacaggcgtgaaaaaactctcgcgtgcccacgagggttcaagcatgtctgatgtaatcacacgtgattcaaatccatatggttttgaaaaaaataaggtcggatacttttctaatagacctcgtatatatatatatatatgtgtcatttaaacttgtaattttgtcaaaatatgtaattgcctttaatgttatcaggatgccccctcgtggcgccgggaacgcgttttgtactacgatcaaggtgaaatgacagtgaaagtgtgcgtttaggtgtgtgttcatggtgtttaagtgtatagtatttgttcattgggggttcggtatggacgggtgggtgtgcgtgtttgggggtggattcgtcggccCAATaatgggctggtccagaggaaaaatgccagggccgaaatttgttcccagtctaaccctgtctgtggccctgtgacagactggtggatttttttcccccccaactttttcatttttgaattctttttcagataattttcacagagcattgttatctctgctatgcacagtttgtcattgctttttggcattgTTTCCAATTGATAACtgcaagatagacaaacaggcataaaattggaacctccatccaatttaggtggtgtaggtaaatccatatcaGAAAAAATTAGAGTGACTGAGGCAGTTttggttgagatataatgcaaaatgtacaccaaatgggcttttcattaAATTCAACCatccacaaaatgcacaatccaAATCAAACTTGAatgtctacagaatctgactgagaACAATAACCAACAGAACTTAGATCCGGGACTACCAAATTGGCTGACACTGATAACTTACACTGTTAAACAGAAGGCAAGTTCCTAACTCACATTTGTTGGAGATTACGGACACTTTTCTGCGGTATTTTGTTAGTTAGCTGTTTAAAGTTAACTTCACTAGCTTCTGCAAAACTCACCAATAGGGACGAACGGATTCTCCTTTGTTTTTCGAATAAATTTTTCCTGGAAGGTCTCCCGTTTGATTTCCGTCGAAGGACTAAAGCCCGCGATAACGGGAGGCCGTGAAAAGTCAAACGGGATAGTGGCGGCCGGTTGACTTTGTGAGTTTGACTCAGACACCGAGGGCACCGCCATCTTTGCTTTGGCACAACTACTTCTTTCAAGAAGTGTTCAGACGGCAGCTGCTGTTTGTGATGGTGCTTTACTGCCATCTTCTGGATGAAGGAATAACTGCAGGACACAAACAAAATTAACAAGTACCAAGTTTGCTTTAACTTCAAATTTAATCTAACTAAAACGACTAAAGAAAACTTGTGCGATGAAACATCTGGTAAAGCTTTGTGGCAGTTGCATCCAAAACCTGGTGTCAGTTTTTGATGAACCCTATATGACCCGAGCAATGCATTCGCATAACACGACATGCATACAATATTCCTCACCACACGACAAGCACGTGAACCTCTAGCTGTAGagttttctctgtgattctgggagcgatgacagaatggtttcatcagccaagtcatTGGCTATGAAATATGGCACAGGCTTTATTTTATACGTGGCATCAAGAGGGACGCATAGGCACAacaaattttgatccctgtgtaattcttcaattgacctctacatTGCAGtctattaaaaattcaaattgccagtccgttttttttttaaggagtaaCGTCTACAGcgtatttgtgctgaatgtagtgctTTTAGTCACAActggaaggattcctctgtaaatattctgttatctgctgcactatttcgtCACAGTCCGTGAAGCTGTACATGAGTAACTTCATGCTGTAGTGTCTGGACATAAGCAGCAATGAGCCTTGGGCCTTAAAGGAATTCCACACCAGCCACGTTATTAAGTTAATAAACACCTGCTGGATCCCCTTTTTACTGTCAGACCCACCTTAAACATTTGTGGCAGATTTAACAAGGTGCTAAATATTTATGCCCATACTGACATACTACTGCAGCAGAACTCGAGCCTCATCAAACCCAAAACATTTTTCCAGTCTTCCACTGTCGAATTTTGATGAGCTTCAGCTTTCTGTTCCAACACGACAGGAGTGGAACCCAGTGTGATCTTCTCGTGGTGTCATCCATCACCTTCAAGGTTCTGCATGTATGTTCAGAGAGGTTCTTCTGCATACTTTGGATGCGGTTAGTGTGTATTTTAGCAGCTAGTTCATCTCTGACCTCAGCCATCAATACTTTTAATCTGAGGAACCACTgcttactggatttttttttttatgtcgagtagatcagtggtttctgaaaCAAGTCACCAATGACCACACCACATTCAAAGTAATTTAAATTGCCTTTCATCCCAGTTCTGATGCTTGGTTCAGCAGATCCAGTTAACCAATGGATGTGCTTAATGCTTCAATGATTTAAGCCTCTGCCTTGTGGTTATTTGCTTTACAACAGGTGTACCCAATAAAAGTCTACAATTTAGCATGaaaaatagaataaataaataaataaaacccacaCACTTGACGTGCTAATTTGAAGCCATAAGACTACATATGATGAAATCCAAAATAACATACCACATAATTCTACAAATAGTTGATAGTTTATAAAAGGGCCACACATATTTTTGAATCTTTTTATTGAATATTAAGGTAAATATTTCACATTAATACAGGCTACATAAAGTAGAGCCACTATACGACATGAAATTTACTCTCATTTTAACCCTTTTTAGTATGTAAACAATTATACATGTATTTACCACTCTAAAAGGTTGTGATTTCTTTCTGTTTAGGTAATCATCTAGTTCTGGGCCAAGTTTAAATAGCTACTTCATGTTGAGCCCCCTGCAGCCCGAGAACAGTGTATGTGGGGTTTAAGTCAAAAATCGCTAAACTACGCAGAGGATGATCCTGTTGAACAGGTGATCGCGTATGTTTGCATCATGGGGACACTGACAACAGCTCTCACCCAATTTCCTCTCTCCTTATTTAGGATAGGCACATCAAAGAAGGGCGTCAAGAGAACTTCCGATTCTTCAACCTCTCCTCTGCACTCTGATTTCTACTACAGTTAACATTTCGCAAGTTTTCTTCGTCTTATTCGGTCATATTGGTCAGTTGGTATTACATGTTTACGCCGTGGGTCATGCTGTGTGTTTGGTTGCCGTGGACACAGTCTAGTTGACGTGGTTCAGGTGCACGTTGCCCACATGAGGTGTCCAGGTACTGGGCCAAACCTGAAGGGACAAAAAAAGCAGCTTTGAGTTAGTGAGTGCAGGTTTAGATGGCGTGGTTCTGCCCTGAACAGGCTTTACCTGCTGTGGGTCAGAGTTATCTGCGTTGTTTGGGACCACTTTGATAATGGGGTTCCATGCGGGGTCACCAGCGTGCAAGCCGTTGCACATCGGTCCCCCGGGCCCCTCTGCCATGGCAGGATGAGGGGGCAACATGGTTCCTCCATACATGGACATGGGCATCCCCTGTTCAGACATGTTTAACTTGTAAATAAAATGAGAACATAAAGAGTGTCCAATattctggggcctcatgtacatagCATGTGAACAAACAAAAACGTGGCGTACGCCCGTCTCTACGCCAatcttcagatgtatcaaaagtgaactaACCGTGGTGCGGTTCGTCACTCAAaaatccgaatgtcatccaggtacaacaTTAAAGCGtaatttgcagcaagagccagtTTAGTTAATGTAAtgggagctattgactgcacacatattgctataaaggtgccatcacatgatgaattcatTTTTCAGGATTCTTGCCCAAGCAGTTGAGCAAAGGGGGCCCCTACGCTGTGATTTGGGCTCCTATGCTGTTATTTAACCAGCATGGggggcttttctgttttgttttttttcccccttttcatttttaaaaggacATGTTGCTCgttatttaacatcccagttagcaacacaaagtggccctcaaaatgtaGGAAACTGTTTCAAAGGATTATAAATTTCAAAGTTTTCTTGGGCCCCCCCAAGAAAACTTTGAAATTTATAATCCTACAATACTCCCCCATGGTAGTATTGTAGTAACTTCCCCccatgctgtgaaaaaaaaaaaaaatcctggtgagaacccagTTTTTGTTAATGGGAAACATTTTAAttacatcaatgttcaaatcatatgtgatacgCAAATGCATCTAACATCGTGGCTCGGTGGCCTGGTTCAACGCAGCCCAGTCTCTCTTTTTcaatgctcccatcacaaaatgagtgacATTTCCGTGACacgtttttattttactattctaACACTAACCAAAACAGATCCCACTCCATgccaccccacatttcgtgcccccATCTAGCACGTGGGCGATGAGTAAATAGTTATTCCCGTAATAATTCCGAATGAAAGCAGCGCGGGCACATttaggcatgtgcacattcaaatatgtttattattattattatttagttttTGGTTTGTTTCTCAAATCTGAAACTAGaacttcttaacaggccccctgATTGTCTCCCTTGTGTTTAGTATTTGTCAATACACGGTtgtgtaatgttgtgaatgtcacatacTGTCGGCTGCGCTGCCCCTCACtgttttaacttcagtgtgtgtgtgtgctgccctGAGCAAAGTGTTGCAGCCTCACACATGCTCCCACTAACCCCcccgtttcatgtttattccatttgacagAGTCCCAAATAAACTATCCTTGCATGTCTCCATGTCATTTCCAGTTATCTATAGCACACATgctgtataatttcttttctgcatTCATGTTGACTGATGTGACGAAGGGGAATTCCCAGCTCCCAGGacctatttacatggatttgcatatttaaataggagcgtgagggggggggggggggtagcttgGTGCAtgtgctcaattccacgttcagtgagaTGTACAAATGGGACATGCTTGGATCCAcgtgtatgcacactttgatacatctggatttttttgtgcttatgccagttgcaggttttggcgtatgccatgtttcagtaggaaatccacgcaagtctttgtacatgaggcccctgaacaGCAATAGCGTTGTTACCTTTGGGAAGTCCATGTAGCTGTTAGGCATATGCTGAGGCTGGTGATAGCTGTTAGCAGGATTTGCAATGCCCGTATCGTCCTGCTCCATAGGCTGGTGCTGAGAGAACGCAGACTGCTCTGCCTGCAGCTGAGGGTGCATCATGTGGCTGCTCATCAGAGGCTGGGACCAACCAGACATGGCCTCTGTCACAAGACAAGAATGGAATTCAGCCCCTAGTCATATACTAGAGGGGATGTCACAGATCAGAAAAGCCACAGTTCAGATTGGATACAGTTTATAAGTCATGAATCTGATCATTTTCCGgatcagcaaaaaataaataaatgaataaatactcctttgcatttcattttttaaaataacaatGGACAAAGAAACAGTTTGCCTGTGGTGACTcatgttttacataatatttcaaaagaaaaatacttCATTATTTTATTAAATAGCAATATGAACAGTAAATAGtgaatagggttgggtatcaacaaccggttcttttcgggtatcgtcaagaaatgatttgatctaccgacatcaatagtctttttgcttaacaattcccttatcggtccttcagagtggccattgtttttgagggtgtttgtcgggaaaatgatcatttgcaGTGGcgctgtaatcaaccgtttctgcagcacgactccactttgaagcgcgaaccaatgaagcattgcttcgatccactggctcgttggttctttgttttatttcgctttgtcttaatttttcccaactaaaaccctaaagagcatatgtctgagtaatatttacctttttatgttaaaccgacctgttcttctgaaacagttgatagatgtattttataacttaaaaacaggaccgatgctaacgcattagcatgtctatggcattttcaatgttaaagttagcattaagctgttcacatctcagcaagtttgtgtgcatttgttttctgtataataattaatggctcagtgtttgttgtaaaagagtcaaatgtattaaaaagtgtacttttaaaaaaaaatgtatttatatattaataataatagcaacaacaacagcaaaaatagtAATAACTCCTCtttagaagcggcaagtccgcttcttaacccctctcaaagctaaaaaacgtgagtcacttttgtgtggataaagtcactaactgggactcttgtcttgctgcagtcaagaaacgagaatcgtcctctgttttgttggcacagctccaaacgctgcgccgctctctgccgagacagagtccggtcggaattattaacttcaaaacgaatcggcTCTGTAAATAAAATGACAACTCTTTCCAATCGCTGTaatacaaactacaacagactaaaatgattttttttcctcccaaaatgagacatcctgcattctttatgaattacatcctgacatgcagcacagccagctgcaagagctcagctcagattcatgcagcacagccagctgcaagagctcagctcagattcatgccaatgtctgaaaggaaatgcttttgataaaactacagattttgtttatttctatctatgtccagagatcaaggatccaccatgtagagtttattatgtccagagtttaaggatccagtgaccaatttcatatttatttactttaagactctataaaatgttgttgacatagaaaacctgtaaaggctactattagtacacagaaaattcacaaggagaatcaataaggaatcggactgataggcggaatcgataatggtatcgatagataaaatcttatcaatacccatccctaatagtgA is part of the Thalassophryne amazonica chromosome 11, fThaAma1.1, whole genome shotgun sequence genome and harbors:
- the higd2a gene encoding HIG1 domain family member 2A, mitochondrial, coding for MAVPSVSESNSQSQPAATIPFDFSRPPVIAGFSPSTEIKRETFQEKFIRKTKENPFVPIGCLGTLAALTFGLRSFHQGKTRQSQLLMRTRILGQGFTVVAIIIGVFAASWKPKQ